In Anaerolineales bacterium, a single genomic region encodes these proteins:
- a CDS encoding cytochrome b/b6 domain-containing protein, whose translation MIRKRLFLLLLLVVLVSALVTGVGLARRASSPAAQPSPIHPTFALLDKDGVNVLDSGAPVSAQQTCGQCHDTEYIASHAFHADLGLSDLGNPAEGARPWDLSNGPFGEWSPLTYRRLSTVEEERPDLGTAGWIMANAERFVGGGPGVVRPEGVLHPEDWDWAKSGDLEIDCFLCHLPDPNNEARIQAIRRGDFRWASTATLLGTGIVKAGGDSLAWNADAFTAEGELATPTIQDPTNENCAQCHGLVHTSEEPLSLAGCSLENWQTATSGQVISGDKISASGMNLVDKEALARSWDVHAERGLECTDCHYALNNPAYYQSDESPAHLEFDPRRLEIGEYLQRPDHNLARGQSAQTNLAPELKGSMRRCEGCHETETTHAWLPFAARHLEELACESCHAPALYAPTLKSVDWTVITQAGEPATACRGVDGQTDSISDLVTGFTPVLLSRQNIDGQSLLAPYNLITSWYWVYDDAGGPRPVRLQDLQATYLSGGAYAEEIVAALDSNADGELSEAELLLDTPEKQAVVAERLSALGLANPRIEGEIQPYSINHNIVAGEGAIRECSTCHSDDSRITQAMVVSDRTPGGVTPTFVSDVNTRTSGSLSSSAGVLAYVPAAGDQNLYIFGHSRVSWVDWLGALFFMGVLAAVAVHAGFRFYSAVRSPRSKPELERVYMYGVYERFWHWLQTCAILVLLFTGLIIHRPDMFGFFSYQGVVTVHNVVAILLVINAGLSLFYHLASGEIRQYLPRPYGFFDDAIVQAKYYLGDVFKGSEHPFAKRPDRKLNPLQQVTYFAILNVLLPLQILTGAMMMGVQQFPRAAAWAGGLPFLAPLHSLVAWTFAAFIVGHVYLTTTGPRPLTSLEGMTLGWEDVEKPHTQTSAGTGSVPAKEAR comes from the coding sequence ATGATCCGCAAGCGCCTGTTCCTACTGCTCCTTCTGGTCGTGCTGGTCAGCGCGCTCGTGACTGGTGTGGGCTTGGCGCGCCGCGCCAGTTCACCGGCGGCCCAGCCCTCGCCGATTCATCCGACCTTTGCCTTGCTGGATAAGGATGGCGTCAACGTTCTTGATTCCGGTGCTCCTGTTTCGGCGCAACAGACTTGTGGCCAGTGCCACGACACGGAGTACATCGCCTCGCATGCTTTCCACGCCGACCTTGGGCTAAGTGACCTCGGCAACCCAGCCGAGGGCGCTCGGCCCTGGGATCTGAGCAACGGGCCGTTCGGCGAGTGGAGCCCACTGACCTACCGGCGCCTGTCCACCGTTGAGGAAGAGCGGCCGGACCTTGGGACAGCGGGCTGGATCATGGCCAACGCCGAGCGTTTCGTGGGCGGGGGACCGGGCGTAGTGCGCCCGGAGGGTGTCCTGCACCCGGAGGATTGGGATTGGGCGAAGTCCGGCGATCTGGAGATCGACTGCTTCCTCTGCCATCTGCCCGATCCCAACAACGAAGCCCGCATCCAGGCTATCCGGCGCGGGGACTTCCGCTGGGCATCCACCGCCACTCTGCTGGGAACCGGGATTGTCAAGGCGGGCGGGGATTCTCTTGCTTGGAACGCCGACGCCTTCACCGCCGAGGGTGAGTTGGCGACACCCACTATCCAGGACCCGACCAATGAGAACTGTGCCCAATGCCATGGCCTGGTGCACACGTCCGAGGAGCCGCTGTCGTTGGCAGGATGCTCCCTCGAAAACTGGCAGACCGCCACATCTGGGCAGGTGATCTCGGGTGACAAGATCTCCGCCTCGGGGATGAACCTGGTTGACAAAGAGGCCCTGGCGCGCAGCTGGGATGTTCACGCTGAGCGGGGTTTGGAGTGCACCGACTGTCACTACGCGCTCAACAATCCCGCCTACTACCAGTCTGACGAATCCCCGGCGCATCTGGAATTCGATCCCCGCCGTCTGGAGATCGGAGAATATCTCCAGCGGCCGGACCACAACCTCGCCCGCGGGCAGAGCGCCCAGACCAACCTGGCGCCGGAACTCAAAGGCTCCATGCGCCGCTGCGAAGGTTGCCACGAGACTGAGACCACGCATGCCTGGTTGCCATTCGCTGCTCGGCACTTGGAGGAGCTGGCTTGCGAGTCTTGCCACGCCCCGGCTCTCTACGCTCCGACGCTGAAGTCGGTCGACTGGACGGTGATCACGCAGGCAGGCGAGCCAGCGACGGCTTGCCGCGGCGTCGACGGACAGACAGATTCGATCTCCGACCTGGTGACTGGCTTCACCCCCGTCCTGCTCTCGCGCCAGAACATCGATGGGCAATCCCTCCTGGCGCCCTACAACCTGATCACTTCCTGGTACTGGGTGTATGACGACGCCGGCGGGCCGCGGCCGGTGCGTCTGCAGGACCTGCAGGCGACTTACCTCAGCGGCGGGGCCTATGCCGAGGAGATCGTGGCCGCCTTGGACTCCAATGCGGATGGTGAGCTTTCGGAGGCGGAACTGCTGCTGGATACGCCGGAGAAACAGGCTGTCGTCGCTGAGCGGCTGTCGGCGCTCGGGCTGGCGAATCCGCGCATTGAAGGCGAGATCCAGCCCTACAGCATCAACCACAACATCGTCGCCGGGGAAGGAGCCATCCGGGAGTGTTCCACCTGTCATTCGGATGATTCCCGCATCACCCAGGCGATGGTCGTGTCGGACCGGACGCCGGGCGGCGTTACGCCGACGTTCGTTTCCGATGTCAACACCCGCACCAGCGGCTCGCTCTCATCCTCGGCCGGTGTACTGGCCTACGTGCCAGCCGCGGGTGACCAGAATCTCTACATCTTTGGCCACAGCCGAGTCAGCTGGGTCGACTGGCTCGGGGCATTGTTCTTCATGGGCGTGCTGGCCGCAGTTGCCGTGCACGCGGGATTCCGCTTCTACTCCGCTGTGAGATCGCCGCGTTCCAAGCCTGAGCTCGAACGCGTCTACATGTACGGCGTGTATGAGCGCTTCTGGCACTGGCTGCAAACGTGTGCCATCCTGGTGCTCCTGTTCACCGGCTTGATCATCCACCGGCCGGATATGTTCGGCTTCTTCTCCTACCAGGGCGTGGTCACCGTGCACAATGTCGTAGCGATCCTGCTGGTCATCAATGCCGGCCTGTCATTGTTCTACCACCTGGCGTCCGGCGAGATCCGCCAGTATCTCCCGCGACCTTACGGTTTCTTTGACGACGCGATCGTGCAGGCCAAGTACTACCTCGGCGACGTGTTCAAGGGCAGCGAGCATCCCTTCGCCAAACGGCCGGATCGTAAGCTCAACCCATTACAGCAGGTGACCTACTTCGCCATCCTCAACGTGCTCTTGCCACTGCAGATCCTGACCGGCGCGATGATGATGGGTGTGCAGCAGTTCCCGCGGGCCGCTGCGTGGGCTGGCGGGCTGCCCTTCCTGGCTCCGCTCCATAGCCTGGTGGCCTGGACCTTCGCTGCCTTCATCGTGGGCCACGTCTATCTGACGACAACCGGCCCACGTCCGCTCACTTCCCTCGAGGGCATGACGCTTGGCTGGGAAGATGTCGAGAAGCCGCACACACAGACCTCAGCCGGGACCGGTTCAGTCCCCGCGAAGGAGGCACGATGA
- a CDS encoding YeeE/YedE family protein gives MTTADAAHSRSILRALTSRPEKPYIHPYLGGVLLGIVMFLAFLITRNGLGASGGMNRYVAAVQDLVSPGHIDRTPYLLKLAGGEKNPLDDWSVPLLTGALIGGFISGFLNGRLKPEINKGPRISNRTRLILAFSGGAIMAYGARMARGCTSGQALSGGATLSAGSWALMMCIFASAYALAFFLRKAWL, from the coding sequence ATGACAACCGCTGATGCCGCGCACTCCCGATCCATCCTTCGGGCTCTGACTTCCCGCCCGGAGAAGCCGTACATCCATCCCTACCTGGGAGGGGTGCTGCTGGGAATCGTCATGTTCCTGGCTTTCCTGATCACACGCAACGGTCTGGGGGCTTCCGGAGGGATGAACCGGTATGTTGCCGCCGTACAGGACCTGGTTTCCCCTGGGCACATCGACCGCACGCCCTACCTGCTCAAGCTGGCCGGCGGGGAGAAGAATCCGCTGGATGATTGGAGCGTACCGCTGCTCACCGGCGCGCTGATCGGCGGATTCATCTCGGGGTTCCTCAACGGACGCCTCAAGCCCGAGATCAACAAGGGACCGCGCATCTCCAATCGCACGCGGCTGATCCTGGCATTCTCCGGCGGGGCGATCATGGCCTACGGAGCGCGCATGGCCCGCGGATGCACCTCAGGGCAGGCACTGTCGGGCGGGGCCACGCTCTCGGCCGGCTCCTGGGCCTTGATGATGTGCATCTTCGCCAGCGCCTACGCCTTGGCGTTCTTCCTGCGCAAGGCCTGGTTGTAG